In Janthinobacterium sp. B9-8, the genomic stretch GGTAACGCGTAATGCGGTGATTCTACTGTTGATATTCGGGTTGTGGCCTCTAGTGGGGGTCGATGTATCTCAGGTGAATGGGGGGGATTATGCGGTACTGGCTTTAAAAGAAGCTGTAGTTGGTTTGGCTCTGGGTTGTATGGTGGCTTTTCCATTTTGGGTATTTCATGCGATTGGTGCTTATATCGATGTGGCGCGTGGGGCCACTATCAGTAGTTCCATTGATCCGGTGAATGGATTGGAGTCGGCAGAAACCTCCAATCTGTTGAACTTATTTGCAGGGGTGATTTTTTTAGAGGCTGGCGGTATGCAGCTCTTGTTATCGCTGTTAATAGATAGTTATCAACAAGTCGGTTTGCTCAATAGTATCGAAATCCGTTTAGAAACCTTGATCCCCTATTTAGGGCGCTTAGTGGCAAATAGTTTTATGTTGGCGGCTCCTGTATTGCTAACGCTTATTTTGTCTGAAGTGTTACTGGGTTTGTTGTCGCGCTTTACTCCGCAAATGAATGCCTTTTCAGTATCTCTCACGATTAAGAGCATGATTGCCTTTTTTATTTTTATGATTTATTTCGGTCCCGTATTTCCGGGTGAAATGATGAAGATGATGGGCGACTTTGCTGGTTATGAATTATTTGTTAGGGGTGGGCGTTAATGGCAGGGGAAAAAACTGAAAAGCCAACGGCTAAAAAACTACTTGATTCGGCTAAAAAGGGTCAATCTTATAAAAGCCGCGACATGGTCGTGCTGTGTATTTTGGTTGCAGGAGTCGGTTTTACTGCAACGCGCTCTTTTAATACGGTAGTAGAAATGTATTGTGGTTTTATTGAGAAGGGTTTTAAAACACCTCCGGCGGATGCGGCACGAGAGCTTGTTTTTGCATTTCTAACCCTCTCCTTGCCCATTATTTTGGCCTGCGTGGTTGCCACTGTATTGCCATCGTTATGGCAAAGTCGCCTTGTGCTTGCAACTGAGGCAATCAAAATTGATTTTAGTGCTTTGAATCCGGTTGCAGGCTTTAAAAAGCTATTTAGTATGAAAACGGTAAAAGAGTTGGTAAAGGCCGTTTTATATTTATTGCTAACTATTGCAGTGGCTTATGCTTTTTGGGTTTTTCAAAGGCATATGCTGCTAGCTCAACTCTATGTTTCAACTACAGAGGCAGGGGCGGCTTGGGTTAAAGCGGGTGTGATTCTTGTGTTCTATTGCGTAGCGGCCTTTATTTTCATCATTGGCATGGATGCCTGGGTAGATTATTTACTGTATATCAAAAACCTCAAGATGGAAAAGCATGAGGTAAAGCAAGAGTATAAGCAGGCGGAAGTGAGTAGTGAGGTGAAATCACGGCGTCGTGAGGTGCATGAGGAATTGTTGTCCGAGCAAATAAAAAGCGATGTGGCGCAGTCACAGTTTGTGCTTGCTAACCCGACCCATATTGCAATTGGGGTGTATATGGATACGGAGTCGCTACCACTGCCCTTTGTGTCTGTACTGGAAACAGAGCAAAAAGCGCGTGCGGTGATTGCTTATGCAGAAAAAATTGGGGTACCTGTGGTGCGTGATATCCGTTTAACTCGTGCCATTTTTAAAGTGGCAACGCGCTATACCTTTGTACCCTATGAGCTGGTCGAAGAGGTGTACAAGGTACTGTTTTGGTTGCTAGAAGTCGAAAAGGCCCGCGCAGGAAATGGGGATTCTCCTACGTTAGAGTCATGATAAAGGTCATGAATGAGGGGGTATTTGCCTTAATTTAGACCTGCATCATATGCATGACAAAGCTGGGTAAAAAATAAGGGGCTTTTTGTTAAAGCATCTGTCCCAAATAAAAGAAGGCCAGATGGGACATGCTTAGCAAGATGGTAGGTTCAATGCAAGGCATCTCTCTCGATGCAAATCTGTAGATCAAAAAAGCAAAGTTCATTCAGCGCTAGCGCTCGTTAAATCATGCTTGCGTTTTTTTGCTTCGTATTTTTATGAAAGTTTATCTTTTAAAAATTTTAATTCTTTTAAATTATAACGGATACCTCATGTTGAACATGAAGGATATGGGCTTTGCTGTCTGCAGTTTAACTCTTCAATTTAAATATACCTTTTATAAATTAGAAAAAATTTCGTGATTTATGTGAAATAGGTTGTATAGCTTACAAGCTGTGCTTGCTGGTTTAAAGATAGTTCGCTAGAGATGTCTTGGTAAATAAAAAATATAGTCTTTTGCATTAACCCCTCGTATGTACTAAGCGTTGCCTTAAGTAAAAGGGGGCGTGGCTGTTTATTGAATTACTTTCAGGAAGAGGGGGAGTGTCGTTTTTTAATAGTGAGCAATATATCTCCGTGGTTTAATTAACACCGTCAGCCCAGTGGTAAATGGCGGATTAAAGGAAAGCAAGATGAATCGTATGAATGAAAACTTAATGGATGAAGGCGCTGCTGAGGTCTTATGGGAGGCAGTACTTAATGGTGCGTCACTTAAAGATATTCAGGGCATTCCTAGTAATGTAATGGAGGGGATTTATGCCTATGCATTTGAGTTTTATCAGCAGGGGCGCTTGGATGAAGCAGAAACATTTTTTAGGTTTTTGTGTTTGTACGATATGTATGACCCAGACTATGCGATGGGCTTAGCGGCCATTTTTCAGATGCGCAAAGAGTATCTTAAAGCGGCTGGTGCATATTCACTTGCTTTTGCTTTAGGAAAAAATGATTACCGCCCGATGTTTTATGCGGGTCAGTGTAATTTGCATTTGAGAAAGGTAAGCAAGGCAAAGCAGTGTTTTGAGACGGTGCTGTTGCATGGGGCGAAGGGGACATTAACCGAACGGGCACAAGCTTATTTAAATGCTATGCAAAATGTGCCGTCAGAAGCTGAAGTTGAGCCAGAAACTGAGTCTGAAAATGAAATGAAGGAGTTTTTCAATTATGAGAGAAATACTGATCCAGCCAAATCGTTATAGCGTGAATCCTGAGGCGTTAAAGATCAGTCAAGATTTGATCAAGGGGCCGATGGAAGCAGTAGGTGCTATTCATGATTCTTTGGTCAAGATGGAGCTGCTGGCACAAAGTGCGGATGTGGATTTGGGGGCAACCAAGCCTTCTGGGTCTAGTAAAGTTCCGCAATTGACGCCGCCACGTGTATCGGTGGCGCAACGTCAAGCAGAGCCTGATTTGTCGCTTGTTGCGGTAATGGCGCAATTGATGGAAATCATGCAAGACATGTCAGTGAATGGCTTGAAGACCAAATTAGAAGCTTTTAAACAAAGTGCGGATGCGCGTGAAGCTGCTTTGGCGAAAATAGGTTTGGCTCTGGGCGAGGCACAAACAAAGGCCGATACGTTGAATGCTAAGGCAAAAGATCTGGCGAGCAGCCTGCCAACAGCGGCGCAAGTAAAGCAATTTGAGGCTAGTTTGCAGCTTGCGGTTGAGAATAGAGAGCGAGCAAAAAAAGAGCTTTCAAATGCGCTGGAAAATCTTAAACAGGCATTTATTGAGAAGTATGGCCCAAATACACCGTTTTCGGGCGATGCAAGTAAACCAGAATCCCTCGCAGATGGAGCAAAGATTCTCAAAGCCTCAAAGGCTTTGGATGAGGGTATGCGTGGTTTGACAAAGGTTGAGAATGAAGCAAGGGCCGCGTGGAATACAGCTAAAGAGCAATTTCAGCTGGTGCTAAATGCGGGCTCTGCTGCACAGCAGGCACAGGCTGATCTCATCTCTTTGCACTCACAATTTAAAGAGAAGGGGGGTGTGCGGGCGGTACAGAATTTGGGTCAGGTACGCACTGGGGCTGCTGAGCTGACTTTTCTGTTGGGCGTCTTGCAGGACATCATTGGTCAAACTAGCGAAACAGAAATGCAAGATAAATTGGCGTTAATGAAGGCGCGCCAAGCTGAAGTAGTCAAGGATTTGGAAAAAAAAGCGGAGGAATTTGCCGCTGAGCAGCGAAAGGCAGAAGAGCTTAATCGAATTATGGGCTGCGTAGGTAAGATTTTGGGGGCTCTATTGACCATTGCAGCCGTGGTGGGGGCTGTGTTTACTGGCGGAGCCAGCTTAGCTCTGGCAGCGGTTGGCGTTGCACTCATGGTATTGGACACGGTGCTCGAAGCCGCTACAGGAAAAAGCCTGACTGAGCGAGTGCTAAACCCGGTGATGAATGCAGTGGTTAAGCCTTTGCTGGACGCCTTGACTAAGCTAATGAGCGGCCTTTTACAGGGGCTCGGCGTGGATAAAAAGATTGCCGATATTGTTGGAACAGTGCTTGCTGCGGCGGTCTTGGTACTCGCGGTGATTCTTGTGGCGATAGTTGGCAAGGGGGCGGCAGCAAAAATGGCTGAAAAATTTGGTACAGCGATCTCAAATACCATTTCCAAGATGATTCCTGCACTTATTAAGCAGTCCGCAGCAGCGGCCAAAGCTGGCTTTAATGGGCTAAATAAATCTGTGATGCAATCCTTCGGGAAGCTGGCCAATCGTGCAGGTATCAACGTTGGAGATGTGGCTATGAATGCCACACGTTTTAAAACGGC encodes the following:
- the sctT gene encoding type III secretion system export apparatus subunit SctT, giving the protein MYELFARWQEYMLAAALIYARIAVIFLFLPFLNNNVLGHMVTRNAVILLLIFGLWPLVGVDVSQVNGGDYAVLALKEAVVGLALGCMVAFPFWVFHAIGAYIDVARGATISSSIDPVNGLESAETSNLLNLFAGVIFLEAGGMQLLLSLLIDSYQQVGLLNSIEIRLETLIPYLGRLVANSFMLAAPVLLTLILSEVLLGLLSRFTPQMNAFSVSLTIKSMIAFFIFMIYFGPVFPGEMMKMMGDFAGYELFVRGGR
- a CDS encoding EscU/YscU/HrcU family type III secretion system export apparatus switch protein, whose protein sequence is MAGEKTEKPTAKKLLDSAKKGQSYKSRDMVVLCILVAGVGFTATRSFNTVVEMYCGFIEKGFKTPPADAARELVFAFLTLSLPIILACVVATVLPSLWQSRLVLATEAIKIDFSALNPVAGFKKLFSMKTVKELVKAVLYLLLTIAVAYAFWVFQRHMLLAQLYVSTTEAGAAWVKAGVILVFYCVAAFIFIIGMDAWVDYLLYIKNLKMEKHEVKQEYKQAEVSSEVKSRRREVHEELLSEQIKSDVAQSQFVLANPTHIAIGVYMDTESLPLPFVSVLETEQKARAVIAYAEKIGVPVVRDIRLTRAIFKVATRYTFVPYELVEEVYKVLFWLLEVEKARAGNGDSPTLES
- the sicA gene encoding type III secretion system translocator chaperone SicA is translated as MNRMNENLMDEGAAEVLWEAVLNGASLKDIQGIPSNVMEGIYAYAFEFYQQGRLDEAETFFRFLCLYDMYDPDYAMGLAAIFQMRKEYLKAAGAYSLAFALGKNDYRPMFYAGQCNLHLRKVSKAKQCFETVLLHGAKGTLTERAQAYLNAMQNVPSEAEVEPETESENEMKEFFNYERNTDPAKSL
- the sctE gene encoding type III secretion system translocon subunit SctE codes for the protein MREILIQPNRYSVNPEALKISQDLIKGPMEAVGAIHDSLVKMELLAQSADVDLGATKPSGSSKVPQLTPPRVSVAQRQAEPDLSLVAVMAQLMEIMQDMSVNGLKTKLEAFKQSADAREAALAKIGLALGEAQTKADTLNAKAKDLASSLPTAAQVKQFEASLQLAVENRERAKKELSNALENLKQAFIEKYGPNTPFSGDASKPESLADGAKILKASKALDEGMRGLTKVENEARAAWNTAKEQFQLVLNAGSAAQQAQADLISLHSQFKEKGGVRAVQNLGQVRTGAAELTFLLGVLQDIIGQTSETEMQDKLALMKARQAEVVKDLEKKAEEFAAEQRKAEELNRIMGCVGKILGALLTIAAVVGAVFTGGASLALAAVGVALMVLDTVLEAATGKSLTERVLNPVMNAVVKPLLDALTKLMSGLLQGLGVDKKIADIVGTVLAAAVLVLAVILVAIVGKGAAAKMAEKFGTAISNTISKMIPALIKQSAAAAKAGFNGLNKSVMQSFGKLANRAGINVGDVAMNATRFKTAQVVAGFAQQSIQAGGQIGVGVHQNNASDALADITFSRASQDVFKRAITDAIKQMSEQMSVVNDLMKQMSMTNEQQHTTAQFISQRTRAA